The genomic interval CACCTTTGGTTGTTTTTTTATCGCTTATTGTTTTTACCTTTGGTTGCTGATCAGCCTCTCCCGAATGATATCGATCTCCTAAATCCTCCAGTCGAGCTTGAGAAGAGGAGGCACAAGCTCAAACGTCTCGTTCAGTCGCCCAACTCCTTCTTCATGGTATTTCTCTCATGGTCTTGATGGAATTTCCATTTCTGAACCATTTTCCTCTCGTTGCTTTCTCGCCGACTAATCATTTGAGACGCAGGATGTCAAGTGTCAAGGCTGCTTCAACATGTAAGACCTTATAGCATCAGCTAATTCGATTCAAGATTTGATCTTTCCTTGGTCGTGTTTATTGTATGTGCCTCAATTCGTGTTCTTGTTGCTCTATCTGCAGAACTACTGTCTTTAGCCACTCGCAGACCGTTGTAGTGTGTGGAAACTGCCAGACCGTTCTCTGCCAGCCGACTGGAGGGCGTGCCAGGCTCACTGAAGGATGCTCCTTCAGGCGCAAGGGAGACTGAGCATTGTTTTCATCCTTACTCAGTTCATCGTCATCCGTGATTCCCAAGGATCCAGTGATTCATATCTTAGGGTTATTCAATGGTCTTTTAAGAGACATGGTTTTGTTGTTCCGATATACCTTTTTTATTGCATCTTTTGTTGATCTATGGATAATTTAATGAAATTATTATCTTAATTATCAAATTATCCTTCTCTAAACGTATGAAGTTGAGTGATTGTCAATCTTTTTTGCATGCGTTATGGTGGCATCCTTATTGGAAGTAAGGGTGTAAATCAACTGAATCGAGTTATATATATTGAAAAATCTAAGGCTATTGAAAAATCTAAGTAGTTATATTCGATCGAATTTAGTATGAAATAGTTATATTCGATCGAATTTAGTATGAAATAGTTATATTTGACTTCGGAGTTcgaaaaatttaaagttttatgTTCACATTATTCAAAgggtttgaaattgaattgaaaCATTCGAATATGTTTGTGAATTATTCACATTATTATTCAAAAATAAgaattcaaaaaaattaaaatttatttatttaatatttatttattttatattaataaaatattaagatttGCAAATGGTTTGTGAACTATCGAATAATAAGtttagtttgaaaaaaaaattgaatgggTTGGAGTTCAGTTTGGATTTGATAAATTCGAATAAAAGCTCTCCTCAATTTGTTTGCAACCTTAATTGGAAGTGCTTAAGTTGTTTGCAACCCTAATTGGAAGTGCTTAAGTGGTTGCATTAACCATTTGACTGATTGAATCAGAAGATATTGGATTATGTTAAATCCAGTGATACTTTTTAATATCTTTCTCTAAACGTATGAAGTTgttgatgttggtgcaaccttaggtcaaggttgacctggttgacccgactcgagttgacgtgactcgagttgtattttgatgtttgacttgggaagattgtcggtgcaaccttaggtcaaggttgacctagttgtgttgcatgttgatgtttgacactcgtgagagagttctattcttgatgtgggacaagaatagatgtttgggagattattggtgcaaccgtaggtcaaggttgacctggttgacctgattcgggaaaagtccaagtatggagacttggcactggaaaagtccaagtatggagacttggcacggaaaagtccaagcagggagcttggcacgcgaaaagtccaagtatggagacttggcactggaaaagtccaagtatggagacttggcactgggaaagtcctaactgggatgttaggcagttggaaagtcctggtgagtgaagccaggcagtggaaagtcctaactgggatgttaggcagtatggaaagtcctggtgagtgaagccaggcagtgagaaagtcctaactgggatgttaggcagtgtggaaatcctggtgagtgaagccaggtgaaagtcctggtgagtgaagccaggcaagggaaaatccagatggatcagggatgatcggacttctggtgttggaaagtccaagtaggtcaaagggattgaccggacacttggcagggagttctagcaggtcaagggagtgaccagatgctagggatgaagtaccaataggtcaaggttgaccggatattggtttgaagtcttgggacttggtttgggcaaaaccaagctcggatcggtcaccggaccgatcggatgaTCTGTTGCTCGATCGATGCGGTGATCGATCAAGCTCTCGATTcttgatcgatgcggtgaccgatcgattagTTCTGATCGATGCGCGGGCCGATCGAACAACGATCGAGCGcgaaagaagttcgggagaagaagctgatcggtctacggaccgatcgggaggttccctgatcggtccaccgatcggacttctgatcggtccatggaccgatcgggacggaacagaagcgaaggaatggatcggtccgtggaccgatccacatggagctgatcggtccacgccgatcgagcACTAGCCGCGACACAACGGCTGATTTCTtctgttttcttcgctttcttcgcgggttataaaaggagggctgctgcgagcctccttcttcttcttcgtccttCTTCCGGTTGCTAAGTGCTtgctgcttgagctttgttgagctcgtccaagcttcgcgtgagcttccgtggatcacctgctgttgtaggcgcttggagctgttgcttcatccagtcgacaagaaggcaagctagggttattacattcttgtattgtacttagttttcttgctgtattcttgtacttctgtttatcttgctgttgcaagacattgtggcgaggtttctccacccagaaggagtttgatttagccggttttccggggactcatccaccgacggattgataggcttcgtccaccttacggacacgccgaggagtaggagtttcatctccgaacctcgttacatcgacgagtttgaggtttgatctttccgctttcgtttctttgttttattttccgctgcgctaacccttattgtagaaagaaacgagaaatttggggtcggctattcacacccccctctctagccgcgtacaaaggatcctaacaagtggtatcagagcgaggccgctcttcatcggatcaacacccgtgggagcaaagctagagaatggatctctatggagaagatgtcaccattccacccttctac from Zingiber officinale cultivar Zhangliang chromosome 6B, Zo_v1.1, whole genome shotgun sequence carries:
- the LOC121990546 gene encoding 40S ribosomal protein S27-2-like, whose product is MPLPNDIDLLNPPVELEKRRHKLKRLVQSPNSFFMDVKCQGCFNITTVFSHSQTVVVCGNCQTVLCQPTGGRARLTEGCSFRRKGD